The Rosa rugosa chromosome 3, drRosRugo1.1, whole genome shotgun sequence sequence GTGTCTAAAACATGAATTTTTCCGTTACTtgacccttctctctctctctctctctctctctctctctctattgtTTATTATAAAGCAAACATATCCATGCCTTATACAGTCAATTTCTGTCTCTTTTAGGTGGTAAATAATTCTCTGACTAAGCACATATTAGATGGATTCTGTCCACTCTTAAGATCCTTTCTCTGTCAGTCTGGTAAACCTGTAAGATAACTGACATGAGTTTCTTCGAAAGAAATTCATGATTAGGTGACTTCATTTCAAGGGAGTTCTGGTTTATTGTGACTTAATATATTTGTCTTATGGTAAAACTGTAAGAAAACTTTGTTATGGTTTATGCTATTATTTGTCTTTTTATGACTGCTGCATATTAAGAAGGTTAGTACAAGCCCCTGTTCTGTGCTAAAACATTCACCccacagttaaaaaaaaaaaaaaaaactaagaatgTCTGTCTTATAATAGTTAACAAGTGAGTGTTTGGTTATGTCAGTTCAGAATCAAGACGTACTAACCAGTTATGTTCCATCACCCAATATAAATTGAGCATGCACTTTTTTCCAATCCTCCTTTCATGTGTAATGCTGCAGATATCAAGACTCGATCAAGAGCATCTTTATACCAGAATGAACCTATATTCTCAGTCGGCTGCCTTTTGGCTTGGTGATTTTCTCGTGTGTATGGATATTCCCGAGGCTTTTGGTTGCGGTGGGAATTATTTAAATGGTTCCTAGTGTCCACCTGATGATCAGGTTGGTGCATCTGTTACATGTCTTATGTTAAACATGATTTATATATCTCTCACGATTGCTTTGAATTGTCATCTGTGATATACTTTAGCGGAATCCCTTGAGCAGTATATGGAAAATTATGCTTCGGTACTCATCTGATTTAGTAATTGTTTATCAATTCGTGATATACTGAACCAGAAATTTGTCTCTCCAGCAACGCCTTGGTGGAGTGTGCAAAGAGTGGACAACAGGAATGCTCATCTAATCTATACAGCTGAGATTAGCTGTAGCAAAGCAGCAGGGTTAAGAACTAATTGGTTCCACTGTTTTTGCCACTCAGCTGAGGTAATGGTTAACATTCAAATTGCAGGTTATGCTTTTCTTGTTTGTTACAGAGTGGTTGCTTACCtgtttgtttttctattttctgcAAGGTTCATTTGTATCAAAGATGCCTCTTACAGAGACTTTTCTGAACAGATCCTTACAAAAATTGAGCAATGAAAATCTCAGTCAAAAAATTGTGTAGCAAATGTCCAATGTTGGTTAGACACGACAAatgagaagcaaaaaaaaaaaaaaaaattctgtgaAGCTTATGGTTACCAAAAAGGTGGTTTGTTATGCAGAATCAGGTGAGGATTTTGTTAATTTACCTCTTCAGTTTCCTGAAACAAATGCAAGATAGTTCCTTTAAAGCACCCATTGATCTTCTACAGAAGAATGTCCACCTTGACAGGCAGTACTTTAATGTCAAGGAGTTCCCAACTTTATCCTGGTTTTTGCTATTTCAACCATCTTTAAGAATTGAGCACGGACAGGAGGGAATATGGCGATCTTGGCAGAAGGAGCTGACTACTAATGCAACTCTATTTCCCCTAGGTTTTTTACTTCAGACTGTTACTCCACTCAAACTTACGTGTTACGAATCTGGATGTGATTATGGAAGATTTATATACACTTGCAATCTTTACTATAACTGAGAGTCTAGTTGTAAGGCCTATATCTCCTTTCTTTGTCGGTTCCATGTTGAATGAAGGACCTTTCTCTCACATCAAGGCACATTATAGTGCAGGTTGACAAGGTGGGGGTGAGTTTATGTACTGGATTCTTGTTTTTCAATTAGCAGATACTTTGGTGCTTCTGTCCATTGGGCCACAATAAAATTAGTGGGATATCATTGATCTATTCTATTTTTGCTGCCTTTAATTTTTCAGTTGCTGCAGACACTTCATCTTCCACTCGACTAAGGAAGAATAATGGCCAGAACTGTGCCATCTAAGTTGATGCAGATTTTGCTTAATAATGTAACTCCAGCCATGATGTATGTGTATTACTGTATTGGAATGGGAGACTGCTTGTTTCTAGTTTCCTTAACTTTTATCTATATGCCTCCTTTGaaggttaaattttttttttcttttattttttttatttttccatacATCCAGAAACTGAAAGCTCTTAATCCCAATACTATCCCTATGCATGGCAAAAGTTGGTTTGATATGTTCCTGATGCAGATTACAGACATCCCCTAAACCCAACAACATATCTCTAACCTTTTAGGAACATGCTTCTGAACTCATCATTAGATTTTGGCTTTTCATCATCCGGATCCTGAGTTTTTGGCTTATTCGTGCTCCAACCAAGTGCGCAACATTCCTTGGAACCGCAAATGTGTTCTTCCCCTTAATCGCACTGTCGCTTCCTCGGCATTCTCCAGGTTCATTGGAGGTCTCATGAGATCCCCTGGCTGCGCCAGTTTGATCAGTATGCCCATGTTCTTTCTTGCCACGCTTTGGATCTGATCGTGCAATGCTCAGCTTCTTGTCTAGGAGTGTCTGCTTATTTTTTGCTACGGCTGCAGCAAGGTGTGCATCATCTGAGAAGTCCACATATGCTAGTCCCCTTGACTTTCTGGTGAACTTGTCCTTCAGTATTCGAATAGCAACAACTCCTCCAACATCACTGAAGAACTGACGAAAATGTTCATTATTTGCCTTTACGTTAAGGTTTGATACAAAAGCAGTGCATTGGTCAGCGTATACTTTTGTTTCCTCTAGAACAGGAAACAAGGGTTTGCATGATTCGAAGACATAgcgacaagggtctgttttgtagatctccaagatatcgtggtatttcccatggtaaagacataactagTTTGGGAAGGACCTTTGTGCTAGTCAAAGAGCTACCCGGCATCAACAAATCCTATCAAAACGTCACCATGATTTCGATGAAGGGAGGAGGAATTTCGTTCGCCTGTGGAGGTGGCGCGCGACCCCATGCATGGAGGTGGCGACTACCCTATGGCCTATGGAGTCCGATTCCATCATGTCgtcctttcttttctctctgtagggatagaacaagctcaaatCTATTGTACCTTTTAAGTataagattgtctttacactaCTCCAATGGCGTTGAGTTGGCGCAGAGTTATAaatagctaacaagttcacaacaaatacgatgtccggtcttgtgcattgtgctaagtacaaggattaaatactgcttactccctatacttatagggtttcgtcgtttcagtccctgaccttcgaatttcacctaaaaaatccctgaactctcaatttcctcccaattcgtCCCTACCGTCAACCCTCCGTCAAACAGTCCGTTATCTCGCTGAGGTGGCAGTCATTTCCATGCCAAGTCAGCTGGGTGCATTAAATTtcaaaggaaaaatgaccaacTTACCCCGTGCTTCAATTTTTCCATGTTTTCACTCCTAACTCGGTCAATTTTTTGCTCCAAATCCCCAAATCACATAGATCATAAACCAAAAAATGATTTCTGCTAATTTTTTGTGGCATAATAACCCAAACAATCAGAGTAAGCTGGAAGCATGGCATAATAACCCAAACAATCAGAGCAAGCTGGAAGCATAAATTGAGCAATTAAGGTTCATCAACTATGAAGGTTCAAGACAACCATTCACCTACATtcataataaactcaaaacacatGGTATAACCCAAACAATCAGAGCAAGCTGGAAGCATAAATTGAGCAATTAAGGTTCATCAAGTATGAAGGTTCAAGACAACCATTCACCTACATtcataataaactcaaaacacatGGTATTTTCAGCAATAGCAAGCCACAAAACAGAGATCTAATTTacacaaaataagaaaaatctgAGCATTACATCCTCAATAATTGTTCAAGTACCAATTCTGCTAGAATTGAAGATAGCTCTAATCATCTTATCAAAAGATTAGAGCTAGCAACCAAGTGTCACAGCACAAGGTTGCCCAAAAAAAGGATGCCTAAAAATTAATAATCTGCTTGCTAATGTCAATTCCATTTCGACAACTATTTTCCATCTCCTTTACCTGAGTATTGCTTGATCCTTTGAGAGGACCTTGTAGCTGTTGCATCCTGCTTCCTTGATGCCTTCGAAGATTGGACTGGCCTTGAACCTGCTGGGGCAGATGCAGCTTGAACAGGCCTCGAAGTTTGCTTAGCAGATGCTGCAGCTTGTTGAGGCCTTGATGCTTTTGGAGCCGACCTATTTGCTTCCAACCTTGATGCCTTTAAGGCAGCCATTTTTTTCTGGAAACATACACAAAAACCCAATAGAAGTACATGAGCAGAGTTTTAAAAAGGTTGAGCATTACATACATGGAGATATAGAAAAGATAATCAATTAGGTTACCCTTTGGTACTCTGCCCTTTCTTTGGCTTTTTGCCTCAATTCATTATTGGTCATGGACTGTTTCTTGGCTTTCTTGGACTGCAACAAATAAGGAACAAGTAATAACCATGTTAATTGACAACAACACTTTAAATGACAATTACTTGAGTCATAGGTGCTCTTTGTGCTCCCATTTTACCTGATTTTCAGAAGTTTGTCCCTCCTCATTGGAATTCTTCCTCTTCCTATTCAATGCTGcagtcttcttttcttttgggggTAAATGTCTTTGACAACTTTTGATGTTGTGACCAACTTGGCCACAATTACGACACCTCAGCGATCTTTGTACCCTTCGTAGTTTAACACCACCATCTGTCACCTTTTCTGAAGCATGCTtgaatctttttgtttttggtcttccAGGTTGCCTTGTATATTGGGGGGGTAAGATAGGTGGATCCTCACCTCTAAACCATAAATCCATGCTATTAACAGGCTGGACCAGGTTGCTATAGATACTCATATAGGTCTTCTTGAGATAGCAAGCTGCCACATAATCATCCGGGTCTTCCCTCTTCATGTAAATG is a genomic window containing:
- the LOC133735749 gene encoding uncharacterized protein LOC133735749 — encoded protein: MWTNFTKLFPGKVMKDKMWACAKATTLPYFQKEMNEMKSLDDDAYKWMTAPERPAIHWCRAFFNTDVDCDIMINNICESFNAWILDARGKPPVTMFEELRVKLMRRIAVRKEKMEGYHGNICPKPRAIIETNKEKAVVDCIATFNGGDIAEVDNIEGSKNVVNLAMRTCTCRRWDLTGIPCKHAISAIYMKREDPDDYVAACYLKKTYMSIYSNLVQPVNSMDLWFRGEDPPILPPQYTRQPGRPKTKRFKHASEKVTDGGVKLRRVQRSLRCRNCGQVGHNIKSCQRHLPPKEKKTAALNRKRKNSNEEGQTSENQSKKAKKQSMTNNELRQKAKERAEYQRKKMAALKASRLEANRSAPKASRPQQAAASAKQTSRPVQAASAPAGSRPVQSSKASRKQDATATRSSQRIKQYSGKGDGK